The Rhododendron vialii isolate Sample 1 chromosome 5a, ASM3025357v1 genome contains a region encoding:
- the LOC131326568 gene encoding protein DWD HYPERSENSITIVE TO UV-B 1-like isoform X2 encodes MTVVGGMVWCLIKLFCQLSSSQAEAKKVGRQLCSLVVFLDDLKDADFLPLLDMFMEIGTSDIDAVDIFHYSSCDLNGEYVLLLLRAINQKLRVVNIRDASFGKEFLRDLSQRGLTCQVLNLRPSHFRKLNMVGKFIHLRSLNLDFSSSLTSLRKDCFTCMPNLNCLSLCETRIANLWTTSSALLKLPSLVELRFQKCLCCDDTGPCPGSTGGKSIDSVQMDSEIRVGAPSSFDEDYYHYLNSEEADLFDEVESGYEDTSDDSEVDFTNHPRETSMLGAYSDVIPQWNGLVDLQTEISFGTLAMQDEDGSSPKSSNSRHTTSTVPKKYIACHPSPICYEKHYREYMVASLPSLKVLDNLSIEKTDKERANGIFSQHFEYLPYRRKNKESVVSILHKREIRASCSNSQNWRRKPLYVSAKSQCFFSRSLSAAKVGSSAWPLLHPLSISGDESRSFRPRQFEYHPSDSSLMAFGTLDGEVVVINHENGKIVSYIPSLRGMNSVLGLCWLKKYPSKLIAGSDNGSLKLCDIKPISSRNKGTNSSAHSVTFDEFDQLTSVHVNSTDEWFLASGYSKNVALYDIGCGRRLQVFVDMHREHINVVKFANHSPSIFATSSFDQDVKMWDLRQKPIFPCYTAASSRGNVMVCFSPDDHYLLVSAVDNEVKQLLAADGRLHLDFNIVSTGSSQNYTRSYYMNGRDYVISGSCDENVVRVCCAQTGRRLRDLSLEGKGAEASMFVQSLRGDPFRDFNMSILAAYIRPSSNSEIVKVNLLASSDYAKEDSDGLHSRLSCSMGG; translated from the exons ATGACTGTTGTTGGAGGCATGGTGTGGTGCCTAATAAAGCTCTTTTGTCAGCTTTCTTCAAG TCAGGCTGAAGCTAAGAAAGTCGGCCGCCAGCTTTGCAGCCTTGTGGTTTTCTTGGATGACTTGAAAGATGctgatttccttccacttctCGATATGTTTATGGAAATCGGCACTTCTGATATTGATGCAGTTGATATATTTCATTATTCGTCCTGTGACTTGAATGGAGAAtatgttttgttgttgttgcgaGCTATCAATCAAAAACTTAGAGTTGTCAATATCAGGGATGCATCCTTTGGGAAGGAATTTTTGCG GGATCTTTCTCAAAGAGGTTTGACATGCCAAGTGTTAAACTTGAGGCCCTCCCATTTCCGGAAGCTCAATATGGTTGGGAAGTTCATTCATTTACGCTCCCTTAACCTCGATTTCAGCAGCTCGCTGACAAGTTTGCGGAAGGATTGTTTTACTTGTATGCCAAATCTGAACTGCCTTTCATTATGTGAGACAAGAATCGCAAATCTCTGGACAACTAGTTCTGCACTGTTGAAGCTTCCTTCTTTGGTGGAACTCCGCTTTCAGAAATGCTTGTGTTGTGATGACACAGGGCCTTGTCCTGGTTCAACTGGTGGGAAGAGTATTGATTCAGTTCAGATGGACAGTGAAATTCGTGTTGGAGCACCATCCTCTTTTGATGAAGATTATTATCACTATCTAAACTCGGAAGAGGCTGATTTGTTCGATGAAGTTGAAAGCGGTTATGAGGATACATCAGATGATAGTGAAGTGGATTTTACAAATCACCCAAGGGAAACTAGCATGTTGGGTGCATATTCTGATGTCATTCCTCAGTGGAATGGGTTGGTTGATTTGCAAACTGAG ATCTCTTTTGGGACGTTGGCAATGCAAGATGAGGATGGGTCCTCCCCAAAGTCCTCCAACTCTAGACACACCACATCTACAGTGCCAAAGAAGTATATTGCGTGTCATCCTTCACCAATATGCTATGAGAAACATTACAGAGAGTACATGGTAGCTTCACTACCCAGTTTGAAAGTTCTCGATAACTTGTCCATTGAAAAAACTGATAAAGAGAGAGCCAATGGTATCTTTTCACAACACTTTGAGTACCTTCCATACAGGAGGAAGAATAAGGAGAGTGTTGTTAGTATCTTGCATAAGCGTGAAATTAGAGCTAGCTGTTcaaactcacaaaattggaggCGGAAGCCATTGTATGTTTCGGCAAAGTCTCAATGTTTCTTTTCCAGGTCACTTTCCGCTGCAAAAGTTGGTTCTTCTGCTTGGCCTCTCTTGCATCCGCTTTCTATTTCAGGAGATGAAAGCAGAAGTTTCCGTCCACGGCAATTTGAATACCATCCTTCTGACTCGAGTCTTATGgcttttggtactttggatgGGGAAGTAGTTGTCATCAAtcatgaaaatggaaaaattgttAGTTACATCCCATCACTGAGAGGAATGAATAGTGTGCTGGGACTATGCTGGCTCAAAAAGTATCCATCCAAG CTCATTGCTGGTTCGGACAATGGTTCGCTAAAATTGTGCGACATCAAGCCTATTTCTTCAAGAAACAAGGGAACCAATTCCAGTGCCCATTCTGTTACCTTTGATGAGTTTGATCAGTTGACATCTGTTCATGTAAACTCAACGGATGAATGGTTTCTCGCAAGTGGGTACTCGAAAAACGTTGCTTTGTATGACATTGGCTGTGGAAGACGCTTGCAAGTGTTCGTTGACATGCACCGAGAGCACAttaatgttgttaagtttgcaaACCATTCTCCTTCCATTTTTGCTACGTCATCCTTCGATCAGGATGTTAAGATGTGGGATCTGAGACAAAAACCAATTTTCCCTTGCTATACGGCTGCAAGCTCGCGAGGAAATGTGATGGTATGCTTTTCCCCTGATGACCACTATCTTCTTGTGTCAGCCGTTGACAATGAG GTTAAACAACTTTTGGCTGCTGATGGGAGGCTTCATCTGGACTTTAACATAGTTTCAACAGGAAGCTCACAAAATTACACTCGTTCTTATTACATGAATGGAAGAGACTATGTCATCAGTGGAAGCTGTGATGAAAATGTAGTACGTGTTTGTTGTGCTCAAACTGGAAGACGCCTGAGGGATTTATCATTGGAG GGTAAAGGGGCAGAGGCTTCGATGTTTGTGCAGTCTTTGAGGGGTGATCCTTTCAGG
- the LOC131326568 gene encoding protein DWD HYPERSENSITIVE TO UV-B 1-like isoform X5: protein MTVVGGMVWCLIKLFCQLSSRDLSQRGLTCQVLNLRPSHFRKLNMVGKFIHLRSLNLDFSSSLTSLRKDCFTCMPNLNCLSLCETRIANLWTTSSALLKLPSLVELRFQKCLCCDDTGPCPGSTGGKSIDSVQMDSEIRVGAPSSFDEDYYHYLNSEEADLFDEVESGYEDTSDDSEVDFTNHPRETSMLGAYSDVIPQWNGLVDLQTEISFGTLAMQDEDGSSPKSSNSRHTTSTVPKKYIACHPSPICYEKHYREYMVASLPSLKVLDNLSIEKTDKERANGIFSQHFEYLPYRRKNKESVVSILHKREIRASCSNSQNWRRKPLYVSAKSQCFFSRSLSAAKVGSSAWPLLHPLSISGDESRSFRPRQFEYHPSDSSLMAFGTLDGEVVVINHENGKIVSYIPSLRGMNSVLGLCWLKKYPSKLIAGSDNGSLKLCDIKPISSRNKGTNSSAHSVTFDEFDQLTSVHVNSTDEWFLASGYSKNVALYDIGCGRRLQVFVDMHREHINVVKFANHSPSIFATSSFDQDVKMWDLRQKPIFPCYTAASSRGNVMVCFSPDDHYLLVSAVDNEVKQLLAADGRLHLDFNIVSTGSSQNYTRSYYMNGRDYVISGSCDENVVRVCCAQTGRRLRDLSLEGKGAEASMFVQSLRGDPFRDFNMSILAAYIRPSSNSEIVKVNLLASSDYAKEDSDGLHSRLSCSMGG from the exons ATGACTGTTGTTGGAGGCATGGTGTGGTGCCTAATAAAGCTCTTTTGTCAGCTTTCTTCAAG GGATCTTTCTCAAAGAGGTTTGACATGCCAAGTGTTAAACTTGAGGCCCTCCCATTTCCGGAAGCTCAATATGGTTGGGAAGTTCATTCATTTACGCTCCCTTAACCTCGATTTCAGCAGCTCGCTGACAAGTTTGCGGAAGGATTGTTTTACTTGTATGCCAAATCTGAACTGCCTTTCATTATGTGAGACAAGAATCGCAAATCTCTGGACAACTAGTTCTGCACTGTTGAAGCTTCCTTCTTTGGTGGAACTCCGCTTTCAGAAATGCTTGTGTTGTGATGACACAGGGCCTTGTCCTGGTTCAACTGGTGGGAAGAGTATTGATTCAGTTCAGATGGACAGTGAAATTCGTGTTGGAGCACCATCCTCTTTTGATGAAGATTATTATCACTATCTAAACTCGGAAGAGGCTGATTTGTTCGATGAAGTTGAAAGCGGTTATGAGGATACATCAGATGATAGTGAAGTGGATTTTACAAATCACCCAAGGGAAACTAGCATGTTGGGTGCATATTCTGATGTCATTCCTCAGTGGAATGGGTTGGTTGATTTGCAAACTGAG ATCTCTTTTGGGACGTTGGCAATGCAAGATGAGGATGGGTCCTCCCCAAAGTCCTCCAACTCTAGACACACCACATCTACAGTGCCAAAGAAGTATATTGCGTGTCATCCTTCACCAATATGCTATGAGAAACATTACAGAGAGTACATGGTAGCTTCACTACCCAGTTTGAAAGTTCTCGATAACTTGTCCATTGAAAAAACTGATAAAGAGAGAGCCAATGGTATCTTTTCACAACACTTTGAGTACCTTCCATACAGGAGGAAGAATAAGGAGAGTGTTGTTAGTATCTTGCATAAGCGTGAAATTAGAGCTAGCTGTTcaaactcacaaaattggaggCGGAAGCCATTGTATGTTTCGGCAAAGTCTCAATGTTTCTTTTCCAGGTCACTTTCCGCTGCAAAAGTTGGTTCTTCTGCTTGGCCTCTCTTGCATCCGCTTTCTATTTCAGGAGATGAAAGCAGAAGTTTCCGTCCACGGCAATTTGAATACCATCCTTCTGACTCGAGTCTTATGgcttttggtactttggatgGGGAAGTAGTTGTCATCAAtcatgaaaatggaaaaattgttAGTTACATCCCATCACTGAGAGGAATGAATAGTGTGCTGGGACTATGCTGGCTCAAAAAGTATCCATCCAAG CTCATTGCTGGTTCGGACAATGGTTCGCTAAAATTGTGCGACATCAAGCCTATTTCTTCAAGAAACAAGGGAACCAATTCCAGTGCCCATTCTGTTACCTTTGATGAGTTTGATCAGTTGACATCTGTTCATGTAAACTCAACGGATGAATGGTTTCTCGCAAGTGGGTACTCGAAAAACGTTGCTTTGTATGACATTGGCTGTGGAAGACGCTTGCAAGTGTTCGTTGACATGCACCGAGAGCACAttaatgttgttaagtttgcaaACCATTCTCCTTCCATTTTTGCTACGTCATCCTTCGATCAGGATGTTAAGATGTGGGATCTGAGACAAAAACCAATTTTCCCTTGCTATACGGCTGCAAGCTCGCGAGGAAATGTGATGGTATGCTTTTCCCCTGATGACCACTATCTTCTTGTGTCAGCCGTTGACAATGAG GTTAAACAACTTTTGGCTGCTGATGGGAGGCTTCATCTGGACTTTAACATAGTTTCAACAGGAAGCTCACAAAATTACACTCGTTCTTATTACATGAATGGAAGAGACTATGTCATCAGTGGAAGCTGTGATGAAAATGTAGTACGTGTTTGTTGTGCTCAAACTGGAAGACGCCTGAGGGATTTATCATTGGAG GGTAAAGGGGCAGAGGCTTCGATGTTTGTGCAGTCTTTGAGGGGTGATCCTTTCAGG
- the LOC131326568 gene encoding protein DWD HYPERSENSITIVE TO UV-B 1-like isoform X1: protein MADRVPGSSRQSLSPPGFEQRYNDCCWRHGVVPNKALLSAFFKAEAKKVGRQLCSLVVFLDDLKDADFLPLLDMFMEIGTSDIDAVDIFHYSSCDLNGEYVLLLLRAINQKLRVVNIRDASFGKEFLRDLSQRGLTCQVLNLRPSHFRKLNMVGKFIHLRSLNLDFSSSLTSLRKDCFTCMPNLNCLSLCETRIANLWTTSSALLKLPSLVELRFQKCLCCDDTGPCPGSTGGKSIDSVQMDSEIRVGAPSSFDEDYYHYLNSEEADLFDEVESGYEDTSDDSEVDFTNHPRETSMLGAYSDVIPQWNGLVDLQTEISFGTLAMQDEDGSSPKSSNSRHTTSTVPKKYIACHPSPICYEKHYREYMVASLPSLKVLDNLSIEKTDKERANGIFSQHFEYLPYRRKNKESVVSILHKREIRASCSNSQNWRRKPLYVSAKSQCFFSRSLSAAKVGSSAWPLLHPLSISGDESRSFRPRQFEYHPSDSSLMAFGTLDGEVVVINHENGKIVSYIPSLRGMNSVLGLCWLKKYPSKLIAGSDNGSLKLCDIKPISSRNKGTNSSAHSVTFDEFDQLTSVHVNSTDEWFLASGYSKNVALYDIGCGRRLQVFVDMHREHINVVKFANHSPSIFATSSFDQDVKMWDLRQKPIFPCYTAASSRGNVMVCFSPDDHYLLVSAVDNEVKQLLAADGRLHLDFNIVSTGSSQNYTRSYYMNGRDYVISGSCDENVVRVCCAQTGRRLRDLSLEGKGAEASMFVQSLRGDPFRDFNMSILAAYIRPSSNSEIVKVNLLASSDYAKEDSDGLHSRLSCSMGG from the exons ATGGCCGATCGTGTTCCAGGTTCGAGTAGACAGTCATTGTCTCCACCTGGATTCGAGCAAAG GTACAATGACTGTTGTTGGAGGCATGGTGTGGTGCCTAATAAAGCTCTTTTGTCAGCTTTCTTCAAG GCTGAAGCTAAGAAAGTCGGCCGCCAGCTTTGCAGCCTTGTGGTTTTCTTGGATGACTTGAAAGATGctgatttccttccacttctCGATATGTTTATGGAAATCGGCACTTCTGATATTGATGCAGTTGATATATTTCATTATTCGTCCTGTGACTTGAATGGAGAAtatgttttgttgttgttgcgaGCTATCAATCAAAAACTTAGAGTTGTCAATATCAGGGATGCATCCTTTGGGAAGGAATTTTTGCG GGATCTTTCTCAAAGAGGTTTGACATGCCAAGTGTTAAACTTGAGGCCCTCCCATTTCCGGAAGCTCAATATGGTTGGGAAGTTCATTCATTTACGCTCCCTTAACCTCGATTTCAGCAGCTCGCTGACAAGTTTGCGGAAGGATTGTTTTACTTGTATGCCAAATCTGAACTGCCTTTCATTATGTGAGACAAGAATCGCAAATCTCTGGACAACTAGTTCTGCACTGTTGAAGCTTCCTTCTTTGGTGGAACTCCGCTTTCAGAAATGCTTGTGTTGTGATGACACAGGGCCTTGTCCTGGTTCAACTGGTGGGAAGAGTATTGATTCAGTTCAGATGGACAGTGAAATTCGTGTTGGAGCACCATCCTCTTTTGATGAAGATTATTATCACTATCTAAACTCGGAAGAGGCTGATTTGTTCGATGAAGTTGAAAGCGGTTATGAGGATACATCAGATGATAGTGAAGTGGATTTTACAAATCACCCAAGGGAAACTAGCATGTTGGGTGCATATTCTGATGTCATTCCTCAGTGGAATGGGTTGGTTGATTTGCAAACTGAG ATCTCTTTTGGGACGTTGGCAATGCAAGATGAGGATGGGTCCTCCCCAAAGTCCTCCAACTCTAGACACACCACATCTACAGTGCCAAAGAAGTATATTGCGTGTCATCCTTCACCAATATGCTATGAGAAACATTACAGAGAGTACATGGTAGCTTCACTACCCAGTTTGAAAGTTCTCGATAACTTGTCCATTGAAAAAACTGATAAAGAGAGAGCCAATGGTATCTTTTCACAACACTTTGAGTACCTTCCATACAGGAGGAAGAATAAGGAGAGTGTTGTTAGTATCTTGCATAAGCGTGAAATTAGAGCTAGCTGTTcaaactcacaaaattggaggCGGAAGCCATTGTATGTTTCGGCAAAGTCTCAATGTTTCTTTTCCAGGTCACTTTCCGCTGCAAAAGTTGGTTCTTCTGCTTGGCCTCTCTTGCATCCGCTTTCTATTTCAGGAGATGAAAGCAGAAGTTTCCGTCCACGGCAATTTGAATACCATCCTTCTGACTCGAGTCTTATGgcttttggtactttggatgGGGAAGTAGTTGTCATCAAtcatgaaaatggaaaaattgttAGTTACATCCCATCACTGAGAGGAATGAATAGTGTGCTGGGACTATGCTGGCTCAAAAAGTATCCATCCAAG CTCATTGCTGGTTCGGACAATGGTTCGCTAAAATTGTGCGACATCAAGCCTATTTCTTCAAGAAACAAGGGAACCAATTCCAGTGCCCATTCTGTTACCTTTGATGAGTTTGATCAGTTGACATCTGTTCATGTAAACTCAACGGATGAATGGTTTCTCGCAAGTGGGTACTCGAAAAACGTTGCTTTGTATGACATTGGCTGTGGAAGACGCTTGCAAGTGTTCGTTGACATGCACCGAGAGCACAttaatgttgttaagtttgcaaACCATTCTCCTTCCATTTTTGCTACGTCATCCTTCGATCAGGATGTTAAGATGTGGGATCTGAGACAAAAACCAATTTTCCCTTGCTATACGGCTGCAAGCTCGCGAGGAAATGTGATGGTATGCTTTTCCCCTGATGACCACTATCTTCTTGTGTCAGCCGTTGACAATGAG GTTAAACAACTTTTGGCTGCTGATGGGAGGCTTCATCTGGACTTTAACATAGTTTCAACAGGAAGCTCACAAAATTACACTCGTTCTTATTACATGAATGGAAGAGACTATGTCATCAGTGGAAGCTGTGATGAAAATGTAGTACGTGTTTGTTGTGCTCAAACTGGAAGACGCCTGAGGGATTTATCATTGGAG GGTAAAGGGGCAGAGGCTTCGATGTTTGTGCAGTCTTTGAGGGGTGATCCTTTCAGG
- the LOC131326568 gene encoding protein DWD HYPERSENSITIVE TO UV-B 1-like isoform X3 — protein MADRVPGSSRQSLSPPGFEQRYNDCCWRHGVVPNKALLSAFFKAEAKKVGRQLCSLVVFLDDLKDADFLPLLDMFMEIGTSDIDAVDIFHYSSCDLNGEYVLLLLRAINQKLRVVNIRDASFGKEFLRDLSQRGLTCQVLNLRPSHFRKLNMVGKFIHLRSLNLDFSSSLTSLRKDCFTCMPNLNCLSLCETRIANLWTTSSALLKLPSLVELRFQKCLCCDDTGPCPGSTGGKSIDSVQMDSEIRVGAPSSFDEDYYHYLNSEEADLFDEVESGYEDTSDDSEVDFTNHPRETSMLGAYSDVIPQWNGLVDLQTEISFGTLAMQDEDGSSPKSSNSRHTTSTVPKKYIACHPSPICYEKHYREYMVASLPSLKVLDNLSIEKTDKERANGIFSQHFEYLPYRRKNKESVVSILHKREIRASCSNSQNWRRKPLYVSAKSQCFFSRSLSAAKVGSSAWPLLHPLSISGDESRSFRPRQFEYHPSDSSLMAFGTLDGEVVVINHENGKIVSYIPSLRGMNSVLGLCWLKKYPSKLIAGSDNGSLKLCDIKPISSRNKGTNSSAHSVTFDEFDQLTSVHVNSTDEWFLASGYSKNVALYDIGCGRRLQVFVDMHREHINVVKFANHSPSIFATSSFDQDVKMWDLRQKPIFPCYTAASSRGNVMVCFSPDDHYLLVSAVDNEVKQLLAADGRLHLDFNIVSTGSSQNYTRSYYMNGRDYVISGSCDENVVRVCCAQTGRRLRDLSLELQRLYFCCYAG, from the exons ATGGCCGATCGTGTTCCAGGTTCGAGTAGACAGTCATTGTCTCCACCTGGATTCGAGCAAAG GTACAATGACTGTTGTTGGAGGCATGGTGTGGTGCCTAATAAAGCTCTTTTGTCAGCTTTCTTCAAG GCTGAAGCTAAGAAAGTCGGCCGCCAGCTTTGCAGCCTTGTGGTTTTCTTGGATGACTTGAAAGATGctgatttccttccacttctCGATATGTTTATGGAAATCGGCACTTCTGATATTGATGCAGTTGATATATTTCATTATTCGTCCTGTGACTTGAATGGAGAAtatgttttgttgttgttgcgaGCTATCAATCAAAAACTTAGAGTTGTCAATATCAGGGATGCATCCTTTGGGAAGGAATTTTTGCG GGATCTTTCTCAAAGAGGTTTGACATGCCAAGTGTTAAACTTGAGGCCCTCCCATTTCCGGAAGCTCAATATGGTTGGGAAGTTCATTCATTTACGCTCCCTTAACCTCGATTTCAGCAGCTCGCTGACAAGTTTGCGGAAGGATTGTTTTACTTGTATGCCAAATCTGAACTGCCTTTCATTATGTGAGACAAGAATCGCAAATCTCTGGACAACTAGTTCTGCACTGTTGAAGCTTCCTTCTTTGGTGGAACTCCGCTTTCAGAAATGCTTGTGTTGTGATGACACAGGGCCTTGTCCTGGTTCAACTGGTGGGAAGAGTATTGATTCAGTTCAGATGGACAGTGAAATTCGTGTTGGAGCACCATCCTCTTTTGATGAAGATTATTATCACTATCTAAACTCGGAAGAGGCTGATTTGTTCGATGAAGTTGAAAGCGGTTATGAGGATACATCAGATGATAGTGAAGTGGATTTTACAAATCACCCAAGGGAAACTAGCATGTTGGGTGCATATTCTGATGTCATTCCTCAGTGGAATGGGTTGGTTGATTTGCAAACTGAG ATCTCTTTTGGGACGTTGGCAATGCAAGATGAGGATGGGTCCTCCCCAAAGTCCTCCAACTCTAGACACACCACATCTACAGTGCCAAAGAAGTATATTGCGTGTCATCCTTCACCAATATGCTATGAGAAACATTACAGAGAGTACATGGTAGCTTCACTACCCAGTTTGAAAGTTCTCGATAACTTGTCCATTGAAAAAACTGATAAAGAGAGAGCCAATGGTATCTTTTCACAACACTTTGAGTACCTTCCATACAGGAGGAAGAATAAGGAGAGTGTTGTTAGTATCTTGCATAAGCGTGAAATTAGAGCTAGCTGTTcaaactcacaaaattggaggCGGAAGCCATTGTATGTTTCGGCAAAGTCTCAATGTTTCTTTTCCAGGTCACTTTCCGCTGCAAAAGTTGGTTCTTCTGCTTGGCCTCTCTTGCATCCGCTTTCTATTTCAGGAGATGAAAGCAGAAGTTTCCGTCCACGGCAATTTGAATACCATCCTTCTGACTCGAGTCTTATGgcttttggtactttggatgGGGAAGTAGTTGTCATCAAtcatgaaaatggaaaaattgttAGTTACATCCCATCACTGAGAGGAATGAATAGTGTGCTGGGACTATGCTGGCTCAAAAAGTATCCATCCAAG CTCATTGCTGGTTCGGACAATGGTTCGCTAAAATTGTGCGACATCAAGCCTATTTCTTCAAGAAACAAGGGAACCAATTCCAGTGCCCATTCTGTTACCTTTGATGAGTTTGATCAGTTGACATCTGTTCATGTAAACTCAACGGATGAATGGTTTCTCGCAAGTGGGTACTCGAAAAACGTTGCTTTGTATGACATTGGCTGTGGAAGACGCTTGCAAGTGTTCGTTGACATGCACCGAGAGCACAttaatgttgttaagtttgcaaACCATTCTCCTTCCATTTTTGCTACGTCATCCTTCGATCAGGATGTTAAGATGTGGGATCTGAGACAAAAACCAATTTTCCCTTGCTATACGGCTGCAAGCTCGCGAGGAAATGTGATGGTATGCTTTTCCCCTGATGACCACTATCTTCTTGTGTCAGCCGTTGACAATGAG GTTAAACAACTTTTGGCTGCTGATGGGAGGCTTCATCTGGACTTTAACATAGTTTCAACAGGAAGCTCACAAAATTACACTCGTTCTTATTACATGAATGGAAGAGACTATGTCATCAGTGGAAGCTGTGATGAAAATGTAGTACGTGTTTGTTGTGCTCAAACTGGAAGACGCCTGAGGGATTTATCATTGGAG TTACAAAGATTGTATTTTTGCTGTTATGCAGGGTAA